In one window of Gadus chalcogrammus isolate NIFS_2021 chromosome 12, NIFS_Gcha_1.0, whole genome shotgun sequence DNA:
- the taf4b gene encoding transcription initiation factor TFIID subunit 4 isoform X4: MSTETSEEAKVQDDQTQRVVAASAAAAASDAVRIQICTTGQTSVHQPPVFTTARPTPVRHSIVGSTGQRLVSVVPQASSSSVLVVAKVPTSGLCATGQPLHLTRPSSATAVSIKTPAPGRIVVMAVPKATVPQPLAPRPPQTSSTQLPANFQIPPGMVLIRSDSGQLMLVSQQTLAQAQGQQAQKAISVPAPRLPASRLPSPMVTTAPAKKPDKLMVIRVSAPPTAGTSTSAAVAGMMKTTVLNREAPKPVVVQTLNTVIGQGAQPRSQAGIKPAPSSNQPMFTITQETLENVKKCKNFLVTLIKLASSGSQSPDMATNVKALVRSLLDGSLEPEEFTNKLYVQLKSTPQPYLVPFLKKSLPAVRHLTADPQHFIQQAGQPKPQLATPSKPPLAPPSAAPKPSGTLTGIRPTLKHVVLNKYPTGGVPAGPTATGPSTLLRTGSSEGSRTTQRGVVVLSGQHQGAFSFKRPSVPQQQPTSKYAFKETSYKEDDDINDVASMAGVNLKEESVRILAGGGIVIGSVVRSCPDTPFLYTGALHARILRTGESLGVSEARPEVVTLVSNATQEFLRDLLEKLSLVAEHRKNSVKEDQRHTQVTDVRAQLHFLEQVEVLKRRRQEEELRETLLRLARRRSNCEDPEQQQLRQRAKEMQQAEQALLQHREANLTALAAIGPRKRRPLDSTGSVVSVLAKSVVTRVTMRDLLLVMEEDRRMRHSLTLYKALMR; encoded by the exons atgtcgaCCGAGACTTCAGAGGAAGCTAAAGTTCAGGATGACCAAACCCAAAGAGTTGTGGCTGCatcggcggcggcagcagcaagTGACGCCGTCCGTATCCAGATCTGCACCACCGGACAAACGAGCGTCCACCAACCTCCCGTATTTACGACTGCACGACCCACACCTGTTCGCCACAGCATTGTCGGCAGCACAGGTCAAAGGTTGGTTAGTGTTGTCCCACAGGCATCCTCCTCGTCAGTACTGGTGGTAGCTAAAGTGCCAACCTCAGGGTTATGTGCAACTGGGCAGCCTTTGCATTTGACCAGACCATCCTCTGCAACTGCTGTAAGTATTAAGACTCCTGCCCCTGGAAGGATAGTGGTGATGGCTGTTCCAAAGGCCACAGTTCCCCAACCTCTAGCTCCCCGTCCACCACAGACATCCTCCACGCAGCTTCCAGCAAATTTTCAGATCCCACCAG GCATGGTGCTGATCCGTAGCGACAGCGGTCAGCTCATGTTGGTATCACAGCAGACACTGGCCCAGGCTCAGGGCCAGCAGGCGCAGAAGGCCATCAGTGTCCCAGCACCAAGATTACCAGCCTCCAGATTACCATCACCAATg GTCACGACAGCACCAGCTAAAAAGCCTGATAAGCTTATGGTGATCAGAGTTTCCGCTCCACCGACCGCCGGAACCTCAACATCAGCAGCCGTAGCCGGCATGATGAAGACAACCGTG CTGAACAGGGAAGCTCCCAAACCGGTGGTAGTCCAGACACTCAACACTGTGATCGGTCAGGGTGCTCAGCCTCGCAGCCAGGCAGGGATCAAACCAGCCCCCAGCAGCAACCAGCCAATGTTCACCATTACACAG GAGACTCTGGAGAATGTGAAAAAGTGCAAGAACTTCCTGGTGACTCTGATCAAGCTTGCGTCCAGCGGCAGCCAGTCCCCTGACATGGCCACCAACGTCAAGGCCCTTGTGCGCTCCCTGCTC GATGGAAGCCTTGAACCCGAGGAGTTCACAAATAAGCTGTATGTGCAGCTGAAGTCTACTCCCCAGCCATACCTGGTGCCTTTCCTCAAG AAAAGTCTCCCGGCAGTCCGTCACCTGACCGCAGACCCCCAGCACTTCATCCAGCAGGCGGGCCAGCCCaagccacagctagccaccccCTCCAAGccccctctggctcctccctcaGCCGCTCCAAAGCCATCTGGTACCCTCACAGGAATCAGGCCCACCCTGAAACATGTGGTCCTG AACAAATATCCCACCGGAGGAGTTCCAGCTGGACCTACAGCCACCGGCCCCAGTACCTTGCTGAGAACGGGTTCATCTGAGGGCAGTAGGACCACACAAAGAGGCGTGGTTGTTCTGTCAGGACAACATCAAG GCGCTTTTTCTTTTAAAAGGCCTTCAGttccacaacaacaacccacCTCTAAATATGCTTTCAAGGAAACTTCTTACAA ggaAGACGACGACATCAATGACGTGGCCTCCATGGCCGGGGTCAACCTGAAGGAGGAGAGCGTGAGGATCCTTGCCGGAGGCGGCATCGTGATTGGCTCCGTGGTGCGCTCCTGCCCGGACACGCCCTTCCTGTACACCGGGGCACTGCACGCCCGCATCCTCCGCACAG GAGAATCCCTGGGGGTGAGCGAGGCCAGGCCGGAGGTGGTCACTCTGGTGTCCAACGCCACTCAGGAGTTCCTGCGGGACCTACTTGAGAAGCTTTCCTTGGTGGCAGAGCACCGCAAGAATTCAGTTAAG gaggatCAACGCCATACACAGGTGACGGACGTCCGTGCTCAGCTCCACTTCCTGGAACAAGTGGAGGTTTTAAAGAGGCGACGACAGGAAGAGGAGCTGAGGGAGACTCTGCTGCGTCTGGCTCGG CGGCGCTCCAACTGTGAGGATCCAGAGCAGCAGCAACTGCGGCAGAGGGCCAAAGAG ATGCAGCAGGCCGagcaggctctgctgcagcacAGAGAGGCTAACCTCACAGCCCTGGCTGCCATCGGGCCCCGCAAGAGGAGGCCCCTGGACTCTACAGGAAGTGTG gtgtccGTATTGGCCAAGAGTGTGGTGACGAGGGTGACAATGAGGGACTTGCTGTTGGTCATGGAGGAAGATCGCCGAATGCGACACTCCCTGACCCTGTACAAGGCTCTAATGAGATAA
- the taf4b gene encoding transcription initiation factor TFIID subunit 4 isoform X1, which translates to MSTETSEEAKVQDDQTQRVVAASAAAAASDAVRIQICTTGQTSVHQPPVFTTARPTPVRHSIVGSTGQRLVSVVPQASSSSVLVVAKVPTSGLCATGQPLHLTRPSSATAVSIKTPAPGRIVVMAVPKATVPQPLAPRPPQTSSTQLPANFQIPPGMVLIRSDSGQLMLVSQQTLAQAQGQQAQKAISVPAPRLPASRLPSPMVTTAPAKKPDKLMVIRVSAPPTAGTSTSAAVAGMMKTTVLNREAPKPVVVQTLNTVIGQGAQPRSQAGIKPAPSSNQPMFTITQETLENVKKCKNFLVTLIKLASSGSQSPDMATNVKALVRSLLDGSLEPEEFTNKLYVQLKSTPQPYLVPFLKKSLPAVRHLTADPQHFIQQAGQPKPQLATPSKPPLAPPSAAPKPSGTLTGIRPTLKHVVLNKYPTGGVPAGPTATGPSTLLRTGSSEGSRTTQRGVVVLSGQHQGAFSFKRPSVPQQQPTSKYAFKETSYKEDDDINDVASMAGVNLKEESVRILAGGGIVIGSVVRSCPDTPFLYTGALHARILRTGATLSCPGESLGVSEARPEVVTLVSNATQEFLRDLLEKLSLVAEHRKNSVKEDQRHTQVTDVRAQLHFLEQVEVLKRRRQEEELRETLLRLARRRSNCEDPEQQQLRQRAKEMQQAEQALLQHREANLTALAAIGPRKRRPLDSTGSVVSVLAKSVVTRVTMRDLLLVMEEDRRMRHSLTLYKALMR; encoded by the exons atgtcgaCCGAGACTTCAGAGGAAGCTAAAGTTCAGGATGACCAAACCCAAAGAGTTGTGGCTGCatcggcggcggcagcagcaagTGACGCCGTCCGTATCCAGATCTGCACCACCGGACAAACGAGCGTCCACCAACCTCCCGTATTTACGACTGCACGACCCACACCTGTTCGCCACAGCATTGTCGGCAGCACAGGTCAAAGGTTGGTTAGTGTTGTCCCACAGGCATCCTCCTCGTCAGTACTGGTGGTAGCTAAAGTGCCAACCTCAGGGTTATGTGCAACTGGGCAGCCTTTGCATTTGACCAGACCATCCTCTGCAACTGCTGTAAGTATTAAGACTCCTGCCCCTGGAAGGATAGTGGTGATGGCTGTTCCAAAGGCCACAGTTCCCCAACCTCTAGCTCCCCGTCCACCACAGACATCCTCCACGCAGCTTCCAGCAAATTTTCAGATCCCACCAG GCATGGTGCTGATCCGTAGCGACAGCGGTCAGCTCATGTTGGTATCACAGCAGACACTGGCCCAGGCTCAGGGCCAGCAGGCGCAGAAGGCCATCAGTGTCCCAGCACCAAGATTACCAGCCTCCAGATTACCATCACCAATg GTCACGACAGCACCAGCTAAAAAGCCTGATAAGCTTATGGTGATCAGAGTTTCCGCTCCACCGACCGCCGGAACCTCAACATCAGCAGCCGTAGCCGGCATGATGAAGACAACCGTG CTGAACAGGGAAGCTCCCAAACCGGTGGTAGTCCAGACACTCAACACTGTGATCGGTCAGGGTGCTCAGCCTCGCAGCCAGGCAGGGATCAAACCAGCCCCCAGCAGCAACCAGCCAATGTTCACCATTACACAG GAGACTCTGGAGAATGTGAAAAAGTGCAAGAACTTCCTGGTGACTCTGATCAAGCTTGCGTCCAGCGGCAGCCAGTCCCCTGACATGGCCACCAACGTCAAGGCCCTTGTGCGCTCCCTGCTC GATGGAAGCCTTGAACCCGAGGAGTTCACAAATAAGCTGTATGTGCAGCTGAAGTCTACTCCCCAGCCATACCTGGTGCCTTTCCTCAAG AAAAGTCTCCCGGCAGTCCGTCACCTGACCGCAGACCCCCAGCACTTCATCCAGCAGGCGGGCCAGCCCaagccacagctagccaccccCTCCAAGccccctctggctcctccctcaGCCGCTCCAAAGCCATCTGGTACCCTCACAGGAATCAGGCCCACCCTGAAACATGTGGTCCTG AACAAATATCCCACCGGAGGAGTTCCAGCTGGACCTACAGCCACCGGCCCCAGTACCTTGCTGAGAACGGGTTCATCTGAGGGCAGTAGGACCACACAAAGAGGCGTGGTTGTTCTGTCAGGACAACATCAAG GCGCTTTTTCTTTTAAAAGGCCTTCAGttccacaacaacaacccacCTCTAAATATGCTTTCAAGGAAACTTCTTACAA ggaAGACGACGACATCAATGACGTGGCCTCCATGGCCGGGGTCAACCTGAAGGAGGAGAGCGTGAGGATCCTTGCCGGAGGCGGCATCGTGATTGGCTCCGTGGTGCGCTCCTGCCCGGACACGCCCTTCCTGTACACCGGGGCACTGCACGCCCGCATCCTCCGCACAG GTGCTACGTTGTCCTGTCCAGGAGAATCCCTGGGGGTGAGCGAGGCCAGGCCGGAGGTGGTCACTCTGGTGTCCAACGCCACTCAGGAGTTCCTGCGGGACCTACTTGAGAAGCTTTCCTTGGTGGCAGAGCACCGCAAGAATTCAGTTAAG gaggatCAACGCCATACACAGGTGACGGACGTCCGTGCTCAGCTCCACTTCCTGGAACAAGTGGAGGTTTTAAAGAGGCGACGACAGGAAGAGGAGCTGAGGGAGACTCTGCTGCGTCTGGCTCGG CGGCGCTCCAACTGTGAGGATCCAGAGCAGCAGCAACTGCGGCAGAGGGCCAAAGAG ATGCAGCAGGCCGagcaggctctgctgcagcacAGAGAGGCTAACCTCACAGCCCTGGCTGCCATCGGGCCCCGCAAGAGGAGGCCCCTGGACTCTACAGGAAGTGTG gtgtccGTATTGGCCAAGAGTGTGGTGACGAGGGTGACAATGAGGGACTTGCTGTTGGTCATGGAGGAAGATCGCCGAATGCGACACTCCCTGACCCTGTACAAGGCTCTAATGAGATAA
- the taf4b gene encoding transcription initiation factor TFIID subunit 4B isoform X3, with amino-acid sequence MSTETSEEAKVQDDQTQRVVAASAAAAASDAVRIQICTTGQTSVHQPPVFTTARPTPVRHSIVGSTGQSIKTPAPGRIVVMAVPKATVPQPLAPRPPQTSSTQLPANFQIPPGMVLIRSDSGQLMLVSQQTLAQAQGQQAQKAISVPAPRLPASRLPSPMVTTAPAKKPDKLMVIRVSAPPTAGTSTSAAVAGMMKTTVLNREAPKPVVVQTLNTVIGQGAQPRSQAGIKPAPSSNQPMFTITQETLENVKKCKNFLVTLIKLASSGSQSPDMATNVKALVRSLLDGSLEPEEFTNKLYVQLKSTPQPYLVPFLKKSLPAVRHLTADPQHFIQQAGQPKPQLATPSKPPLAPPSAAPKPSGTLTGIRPTLKHVVLNKYPTGGVPAGPTATGPSTLLRTGSSEGSRTTQRGVVVLSGQHQGAFSFKRPSVPQQQPTSKYAFKETSYKEDDDINDVASMAGVNLKEESVRILAGGGIVIGSVVRSCPDTPFLYTGALHARILRTGESLGVSEARPEVVTLVSNATQEFLRDLLEKLSLVAEHRKNSVKEDQRHTQVTDVRAQLHFLEQVEVLKRRRQEEELRETLLRLARRRSNCEDPEQQQLRQRAKEMQQAEQALLQHREANLTALAAIGPRKRRPLDSTGSVVSVLAKSVVTRVTMRDLLLVMEEDRRMRHSLTLYKALMR; translated from the exons atgtcgaCCGAGACTTCAGAGGAAGCTAAAGTTCAGGATGACCAAACCCAAAGAGTTGTGGCTGCatcggcggcggcagcagcaagTGACGCCGTCCGTATCCAGATCTGCACCACCGGACAAACGAGCGTCCACCAACCTCCCGTATTTACGACTGCACGACCCACACCTGTTCGCCACAGCATTGTCGGCAGCACAGGTCAAAG TATTAAGACTCCTGCCCCTGGAAGGATAGTGGTGATGGCTGTTCCAAAGGCCACAGTTCCCCAACCTCTAGCTCCCCGTCCACCACAGACATCCTCCACGCAGCTTCCAGCAAATTTTCAGATCCCACCAG GCATGGTGCTGATCCGTAGCGACAGCGGTCAGCTCATGTTGGTATCACAGCAGACACTGGCCCAGGCTCAGGGCCAGCAGGCGCAGAAGGCCATCAGTGTCCCAGCACCAAGATTACCAGCCTCCAGATTACCATCACCAATg GTCACGACAGCACCAGCTAAAAAGCCTGATAAGCTTATGGTGATCAGAGTTTCCGCTCCACCGACCGCCGGAACCTCAACATCAGCAGCCGTAGCCGGCATGATGAAGACAACCGTG CTGAACAGGGAAGCTCCCAAACCGGTGGTAGTCCAGACACTCAACACTGTGATCGGTCAGGGTGCTCAGCCTCGCAGCCAGGCAGGGATCAAACCAGCCCCCAGCAGCAACCAGCCAATGTTCACCATTACACAG GAGACTCTGGAGAATGTGAAAAAGTGCAAGAACTTCCTGGTGACTCTGATCAAGCTTGCGTCCAGCGGCAGCCAGTCCCCTGACATGGCCACCAACGTCAAGGCCCTTGTGCGCTCCCTGCTC GATGGAAGCCTTGAACCCGAGGAGTTCACAAATAAGCTGTATGTGCAGCTGAAGTCTACTCCCCAGCCATACCTGGTGCCTTTCCTCAAG AAAAGTCTCCCGGCAGTCCGTCACCTGACCGCAGACCCCCAGCACTTCATCCAGCAGGCGGGCCAGCCCaagccacagctagccaccccCTCCAAGccccctctggctcctccctcaGCCGCTCCAAAGCCATCTGGTACCCTCACAGGAATCAGGCCCACCCTGAAACATGTGGTCCTG AACAAATATCCCACCGGAGGAGTTCCAGCTGGACCTACAGCCACCGGCCCCAGTACCTTGCTGAGAACGGGTTCATCTGAGGGCAGTAGGACCACACAAAGAGGCGTGGTTGTTCTGTCAGGACAACATCAAG GCGCTTTTTCTTTTAAAAGGCCTTCAGttccacaacaacaacccacCTCTAAATATGCTTTCAAGGAAACTTCTTACAA ggaAGACGACGACATCAATGACGTGGCCTCCATGGCCGGGGTCAACCTGAAGGAGGAGAGCGTGAGGATCCTTGCCGGAGGCGGCATCGTGATTGGCTCCGTGGTGCGCTCCTGCCCGGACACGCCCTTCCTGTACACCGGGGCACTGCACGCCCGCATCCTCCGCACAG GAGAATCCCTGGGGGTGAGCGAGGCCAGGCCGGAGGTGGTCACTCTGGTGTCCAACGCCACTCAGGAGTTCCTGCGGGACCTACTTGAGAAGCTTTCCTTGGTGGCAGAGCACCGCAAGAATTCAGTTAAG gaggatCAACGCCATACACAGGTGACGGACGTCCGTGCTCAGCTCCACTTCCTGGAACAAGTGGAGGTTTTAAAGAGGCGACGACAGGAAGAGGAGCTGAGGGAGACTCTGCTGCGTCTGGCTCGG CGGCGCTCCAACTGTGAGGATCCAGAGCAGCAGCAACTGCGGCAGAGGGCCAAAGAG ATGCAGCAGGCCGagcaggctctgctgcagcacAGAGAGGCTAACCTCACAGCCCTGGCTGCCATCGGGCCCCGCAAGAGGAGGCCCCTGGACTCTACAGGAAGTGTG gtgtccGTATTGGCCAAGAGTGTGGTGACGAGGGTGACAATGAGGGACTTGCTGTTGGTCATGGAGGAAGATCGCCGAATGCGACACTCCCTGACCCTGTACAAGGCTCTAATGAGATAA
- the taf4b gene encoding transcription initiation factor TFIID subunit 4B isoform X2 gives MSTETSEEAKVQDDQTQRVVAASAAAAASDAVRIQICTTGQTSVHQPPVFTTARPTPVRHSIVGSTGQSIKTPAPGRIVVMAVPKATVPQPLAPRPPQTSSTQLPANFQIPPGMVLIRSDSGQLMLVSQQTLAQAQGQQAQKAISVPAPRLPASRLPSPMVTTAPAKKPDKLMVIRVSAPPTAGTSTSAAVAGMMKTTVLNREAPKPVVVQTLNTVIGQGAQPRSQAGIKPAPSSNQPMFTITQETLENVKKCKNFLVTLIKLASSGSQSPDMATNVKALVRSLLDGSLEPEEFTNKLYVQLKSTPQPYLVPFLKKSLPAVRHLTADPQHFIQQAGQPKPQLATPSKPPLAPPSAAPKPSGTLTGIRPTLKHVVLNKYPTGGVPAGPTATGPSTLLRTGSSEGSRTTQRGVVVLSGQHQGAFSFKRPSVPQQQPTSKYAFKETSYKEDDDINDVASMAGVNLKEESVRILAGGGIVIGSVVRSCPDTPFLYTGALHARILRTGATLSCPGESLGVSEARPEVVTLVSNATQEFLRDLLEKLSLVAEHRKNSVKEDQRHTQVTDVRAQLHFLEQVEVLKRRRQEEELRETLLRLARRRSNCEDPEQQQLRQRAKEMQQAEQALLQHREANLTALAAIGPRKRRPLDSTGSVVSVLAKSVVTRVTMRDLLLVMEEDRRMRHSLTLYKALMR, from the exons atgtcgaCCGAGACTTCAGAGGAAGCTAAAGTTCAGGATGACCAAACCCAAAGAGTTGTGGCTGCatcggcggcggcagcagcaagTGACGCCGTCCGTATCCAGATCTGCACCACCGGACAAACGAGCGTCCACCAACCTCCCGTATTTACGACTGCACGACCCACACCTGTTCGCCACAGCATTGTCGGCAGCACAGGTCAAAG TATTAAGACTCCTGCCCCTGGAAGGATAGTGGTGATGGCTGTTCCAAAGGCCACAGTTCCCCAACCTCTAGCTCCCCGTCCACCACAGACATCCTCCACGCAGCTTCCAGCAAATTTTCAGATCCCACCAG GCATGGTGCTGATCCGTAGCGACAGCGGTCAGCTCATGTTGGTATCACAGCAGACACTGGCCCAGGCTCAGGGCCAGCAGGCGCAGAAGGCCATCAGTGTCCCAGCACCAAGATTACCAGCCTCCAGATTACCATCACCAATg GTCACGACAGCACCAGCTAAAAAGCCTGATAAGCTTATGGTGATCAGAGTTTCCGCTCCACCGACCGCCGGAACCTCAACATCAGCAGCCGTAGCCGGCATGATGAAGACAACCGTG CTGAACAGGGAAGCTCCCAAACCGGTGGTAGTCCAGACACTCAACACTGTGATCGGTCAGGGTGCTCAGCCTCGCAGCCAGGCAGGGATCAAACCAGCCCCCAGCAGCAACCAGCCAATGTTCACCATTACACAG GAGACTCTGGAGAATGTGAAAAAGTGCAAGAACTTCCTGGTGACTCTGATCAAGCTTGCGTCCAGCGGCAGCCAGTCCCCTGACATGGCCACCAACGTCAAGGCCCTTGTGCGCTCCCTGCTC GATGGAAGCCTTGAACCCGAGGAGTTCACAAATAAGCTGTATGTGCAGCTGAAGTCTACTCCCCAGCCATACCTGGTGCCTTTCCTCAAG AAAAGTCTCCCGGCAGTCCGTCACCTGACCGCAGACCCCCAGCACTTCATCCAGCAGGCGGGCCAGCCCaagccacagctagccaccccCTCCAAGccccctctggctcctccctcaGCCGCTCCAAAGCCATCTGGTACCCTCACAGGAATCAGGCCCACCCTGAAACATGTGGTCCTG AACAAATATCCCACCGGAGGAGTTCCAGCTGGACCTACAGCCACCGGCCCCAGTACCTTGCTGAGAACGGGTTCATCTGAGGGCAGTAGGACCACACAAAGAGGCGTGGTTGTTCTGTCAGGACAACATCAAG GCGCTTTTTCTTTTAAAAGGCCTTCAGttccacaacaacaacccacCTCTAAATATGCTTTCAAGGAAACTTCTTACAA ggaAGACGACGACATCAATGACGTGGCCTCCATGGCCGGGGTCAACCTGAAGGAGGAGAGCGTGAGGATCCTTGCCGGAGGCGGCATCGTGATTGGCTCCGTGGTGCGCTCCTGCCCGGACACGCCCTTCCTGTACACCGGGGCACTGCACGCCCGCATCCTCCGCACAG GTGCTACGTTGTCCTGTCCAGGAGAATCCCTGGGGGTGAGCGAGGCCAGGCCGGAGGTGGTCACTCTGGTGTCCAACGCCACTCAGGAGTTCCTGCGGGACCTACTTGAGAAGCTTTCCTTGGTGGCAGAGCACCGCAAGAATTCAGTTAAG gaggatCAACGCCATACACAGGTGACGGACGTCCGTGCTCAGCTCCACTTCCTGGAACAAGTGGAGGTTTTAAAGAGGCGACGACAGGAAGAGGAGCTGAGGGAGACTCTGCTGCGTCTGGCTCGG CGGCGCTCCAACTGTGAGGATCCAGAGCAGCAGCAACTGCGGCAGAGGGCCAAAGAG ATGCAGCAGGCCGagcaggctctgctgcagcacAGAGAGGCTAACCTCACAGCCCTGGCTGCCATCGGGCCCCGCAAGAGGAGGCCCCTGGACTCTACAGGAAGTGTG gtgtccGTATTGGCCAAGAGTGTGGTGACGAGGGTGACAATGAGGGACTTGCTGTTGGTCATGGAGGAAGATCGCCGAATGCGACACTCCCTGACCCTGTACAAGGCTCTAATGAGATAA
- the LOC130392774 gene encoding uncharacterized protein LOC130392774, with the protein MPGRAVHSEYTQWKSEPENMSVREKSGRADREVVVVRSIDRSRGGLAGDEGAEPCGRTPELESETDEESPRSDRNRLSENTRLATRYAVRIFREYLSDKAQSPDFETLGKEALCAVLRSFYAEARSKSGQLYSKSSLISIRSSLNRYLNEPPYCRTLDLTKDPELRGANLTLAAVIRKLEEQGAGPVVQKQAITRCDLRTLYTCSNFDGQTPFGLLNKVWFETCMYFCTRGRENQRELEEDSFGLAVDDDGRKFVYFKAFGPYHKSRSASWAKKRPESDEDTLPRMYETGTEFCPYASFVRYVSRRNPLCRAFFQRPRDHCCPGDATWYENKAIGKNLLGTRMQMLSRAAKLSKTYTNHCIGAVSIATLNSIVGVGSEVAAVYVSTEAIHGVGQSQIQLVIPYLRQVADSVDLRSIRALKRVLTRRPAEDIEAPLSKKLCDGLEESRGNLNEETTGASERLLNVSVGDEQTTTLTTVPSQDRRGTSTISSMSSASPAPPPPSAGIPTVARLTKSNAPVHIDVGGHMYTSSLATLTKFPNSRIGRLFDGTEPIVLDSLKQHYFIDRDGLMFRYVLNFLRTSKLLIPDNFSEYCALYEEAQFFQLEPLQAELRRWRSERRSEALDEHACSRCVVVHVAPEAGDRVSLSADRSVVREVFPELQDAVRVSGSGEQPTTHAVRFPLPAHCRLHSVQVLERLQQKGFQIAAACGGGADASQFREYVLLRGKGRGDPQPVKQEPLE; encoded by the exons ATGCCTGGCAGGGCAGTCCACTCAGAGTACACGCAGTGGAAGTCAGAGCCAGAGAACATGAGCGTCCGGGAGAAAAGCGGCAGAGCAg ATCGGGAAGTGGTCGTTGTGCGGAGTATAGACCGGAGCCGTGGCGGGCTGGCGGGAGACGAGGGGGCGGAACCTTGTGGCAGGACCCCTGAGCTCGAGTCTGAGACAGACGAGGAGTCCCCTCGTTCGGACCGGAACAGGCTGAGCGAGAACACGCGCTTGGCCACCCGGTACGCGGTCCGGATCTTCAGGGAGTATCTAAGCGACAAAGCGCAAAGTCCCGACTTTGAAACTCTGGGAAAGGAGGCCCTGTGCGCTGTGCTGCGCTCCTTTTACGCAGAGGCGCGCTCCAAAAGCGGCCAGCTGTACAGCAAGTCCTCTCTCATCAGCATCCGCAGCTCGCTGAACCGCTACCTGAACGAGCCGCCGTACTGCCGCACTTTGGACCTCACCAAGGACCCCGAGTTGCGCGGTGCCAACTTGACCCTGGCGGCTGTCATACGCAAACTGGAGGAGCAGGGCGCCGGACCAGTGGTCCAGAAGCAGGCCATCACCCGCTGCGACCTCCGCACCCTGTACACCTGCAGCAACTTTGACGGCCAGACGCCCTTCGGACTGCTGAACAAAGTGTGGTTCGAGACCTGCATGTACTTCTGCACCAGGGGGAGAGAAAACCAGCGCGAGTTGGAGGAGGACTCGTTTGGCTTGGCTGTGGACGACGACGGTAGGAAGTTCGTCTACTTTAAAGCCTTCGGGCCTTACCACAAGTCCCGCTCCGCGTCCTGGGCTAAGAAGCGCCCCGAGTCGGACGAGGACACGCTGCCGCGGATGTACGAGACCGGAACCGAGTTCTGCCCCTACGCCAGCTTTGTGAGGTATGTCTCCAGACGGAATCCCCTCTGCCGTGCTTTTTTCCAGCGCCCCCGGGACCACTGCTGCCCCGGTGACGCGACGTGGTACGAGAACAAAGCCATCGGTAAGAACCTGCTGGGGACGAGGATGCAGATGCTGTCGCGCGCCGCGAAGCTTTCAAAGACCTACACCAATCACTGCATCGGCGCCGTCTCCATAGCGACGCTCAACAGCATCGTGGGCGTCGGGTCCGAGGTTGCCGCGGTCTACGTCTCCACCGAGGCGATCCACGGCGTCGGGCAGTCCCAGATCCAGCTGGTCATCCCGTACCTCCGGCAAGTGGCCGACTCTGTGGATCTCCGGTCGATAAGGGCCCTGAAGAGGGTCCTGACGCGGCGTCCCGCTGAGGATATCGAAGCCCCCCTCTCCAAGAAACTCTGCGACGGCTTGGAAGAGTCCCGCGGGAACTTGAATGAGGAGACCACCGGTGCGTCAGAGAGACTTTTAAACGTTTCCGTTGGTGACGAACAGACCACCACCCTGACCACGGTCCCGTCACAG GACAGGCGGGGCACGAGCACCATCAGCAGTATGAGCTCCGCCTCCCCtgcacctccacccccctcggCTGGCATCCCCACCGTGGCCCGGCTCACCAAATCAAACGCACCCGTCCATATTGATGTTGGGGGCCACATGTACACCAGCAGCTTGGCAACGCTCACTAAGTTCCCAAACTCACG tatcggTCGTCTGTTCGACGGGACAGAGCCCATCGTGCTGGATAGCCTGAAGCAGCACTACTTCATTGATCGTGATGGTCTCATGTTCCGCTACGTACTCAACTTCTTGCGGACCTCAAAGCTCCTCATACCAGATAACTTCAGT gagtacTGCGCGCTGTACGAGGAGGCCCAGTTCTTCCAGCTGGAGCCCCTGCAGGCGGAGCTGCGGCGCTGGAGGAGCGAGCGGCGGTCCGAGGCCCTCGATGAACACGCGTGCAGCCGGTGCGTCGTGGTCCACGTGGCCCCTGAGGCGGGGGACCGGGTCTCCCTGAGCGCCGACCGCAGCGTCGTCCGCGAGGTGTTCCCTGAGCTGCAGGACGCTGTGCGGGTCTCCGGCTCTGGGGAGCAACCTACCACGCACGCCGtccgcttcccgctgcccgcGCACTGCCGCCTCCACTCTGTACAG GTGCTGGAGCGGTTGCAGCAGAAGGGCTTCCAGATAGCGGCGGCGTGCGGCGGGGGGGCTGACGCGTCGCAGTTCAGAGAGTATGTTCTGCTCAGAGGCAAAGGAAGAGGCGACCCACAGCCCGTCAAACAGGAGCCACTGGAATGA